TTATTTCAGAAGAAAAGTTGAAGTTGGTTAAAGGCGAAAAAGAAGACAATGCCGACGAATTTGTCAAATCCTTCAAGAGCAAGGTGCTGATGTATCTTTTGGAAGATGCCGTAAAAATGCGTCCTGGTGACCTTTTTGATGAAAATGCTGTTGGCAGGTTGCGTTTCTCGGATATATGCAAAAAGTTTGACGAAATCGGCCAAGGCATTTTTAACTTCAAGAAATGACAAAAGTAGAGCCATCCTTATTTCAAGAATTGAAACGATACTCCCTAAATGAGATTAGGGAGCGTCTGGGATGTACCTCTGAAAATGTAAAAGCCTACATAAATACACTCCGCAAATACGGGATTGTAAAAATAGCCAAGAAAGACAGTCTTGATTTCGCGGACTTGACCAATGATGACCTTGTCATAGCGGATTCTGCAGAAGAGGTGTCGGGAGCATGCTACAAGTTTGATTTTGTTGGCATTGTCGCCGTAAAAGACAAAGTGGTCTTCTGCTACCCAAAATACACTACATATTCCGACAAAGAAAAGATTCTCGAAGAATTAAAGTTGGCAATTAAGGCTATTCGCAAATACGATTCTAAAGGCGAATTGGTTCATTTGCATAATAGGGACGATAAAGGCGAGTATAACAAATTGGCTTTATCGTTGCACATTTTGCAGGATTACTTCGAGAACGATGTCTATACAAACATTCAAGAAATCATAGAAACCAATGGCGATGGCGAAATCGACTGGGACCGAACAATTAACGAAACCTTTGCCTATATAAAAGACAATCGCCCTTATTATTTGGAAGTGAAAACACGATCTTCGCAAAATGACGATTTAGATTATTTCAAATGCCTGCATGAAAGCATCGTTACTCAATGCTCTAAATATCTTAAGGAATTGACGATATTGGATTTCTTTGACATGCCTGAGGTCCTTCTAAGTGAATCAGATTTGAAGGACTTTGGCGATACGGATTACATCCTCTACCGTCTGGAACGAGAAATCGCAAACCAATTCATCACAAGAAAGCAGAATCTTTTAAAAACGCTTTACACATTTGTCGCCACATCCGGAACAAGTTCGCAAGAGAACTCTTATAGCCTCTATGGGACAAATTGCATGAACCTGGTTTGGGAAAAAGCCTGCGGACAGATATTTGGAAATATACATGATCAAGTTGAATCGGAAATAAAGAAGCCCCAATGGTATCTAAATGGCGGGCATTACGAAACAAAAACTTTAATTCCAGATATCATAGCTAAATGTGAAATCAATGA
Above is a genomic segment from Fibrobacter sp. UWB2 containing:
- a CDS encoding LlaJI family restriction endonuclease; this translates as MTKVEPSLFQELKRYSLNEIRERLGCTSENVKAYINTLRKYGIVKIAKKDSLDFADLTNDDLVIADSAEEVSGACYKFDFVGIVAVKDKVVFCYPKYTTYSDKEKILEELKLAIKAIRKYDSKGELVHLHNRDDKGEYNKLALSLHILQDYFENDVYTNIQEIIETNGDGEIDWDRTINETFAYIKDNRPYYLEVKTRSSQNDDLDYFKCLHESIVTQCSKYLKELTILDFFDMPEVLLSESDLKDFGDTDYILYRLEREIANQFITRKQNLLKTLYTFVATSGTSSQENSYSLYGTNCMNLVWEKACGQIFGNIHDQVESEIKKPQWYLNGGHYETKTLIPDIIAKCEINDREVFCILDGKYYLVKTEGDISGNPGVQDVVKQFAYHESFHDYLCNQHCECAFNAFLFPFADAGTSPEKEILIRGFVTMLKWGVEQLVPIYLVFLNPSFVWNSYLNGSNQKNELVEAMKRIHLVDVYKDILEYPDTLQYMD